One Vigna unguiculata cultivar IT97K-499-35 chromosome 7, ASM411807v1, whole genome shotgun sequence genomic region harbors:
- the LOC114191414 gene encoding primary amine oxidase 2-like, whose protein sequence is MSWTNWKFHVGYDIRAGPIISLASIYDLQQQRYRRVLYRGYISEFFVPYMDPTANWYFKTFLDSGEFGFGQSMVSLEPSADCPPNAAFLDAYFADEDGVPVKIANAICIFEKYAGDIMWRHTESELHDEEIREVRLDVSLMVRIVSTVGNYDYIIDWEFKPSGSIKMGVGLTGILGIKGTSYTHVDQIKEDVFGTLLSENTIGVHHDHYLTYHLDLDIDGQANSFMKTNLETVTVRNHSSPRKSSIRVDFINKRLLR, encoded by the exons atgag TTGGACAAATTGGAAGTTTCATGTGGGATATGATATTCGAGCTGGGCCAATAATTTCCCTAGCATCAATTTATGATCTTCAACAACAAAGGTATCGCAGAGTGTTATACAGAGGATATATATCAGAGTTCTTTGTGCCATATATGGATCCAACTGCAAATTGGTACTTTAAAACCTTTCTTGATAGTGGTGAATTCGGGTTTGGCCAATCCATGGTGTCACTTGAGCCATCGGCTGATTGTCCACCCAATGCTGcatttttggatgcatattttGCAGACGAAGATGGTGTACCGGTAAAAATAGCTAATGCAATTTGTATCTTTGAGAAGTATGCTGGGGATATCATGTGGCGCCACACAGAATCAGAACTACATGATGAGGAG ATAAGGGAAGTTAGGCTTGATGTGAGCCTAATGGTGAGAATTGTCTCAACTGTGGGCAACTATGATTATATCATAGATTGGGAGTTCAAGCCAAGTGGTTCCATAAAAATGGG GGTTGGTCTGACAGGAATTTTGGGTATCAAAGGAACATCATACACCCACGTGGATCAAATTAAGGAGGATGTCTTTGGCACATTGTTGTCGGAAAATACCATTGGTGTGCACCATGATCATTATCTCACATATCACCTCGATCTTGACATTGATGGCCAGGCCAACTCTTTTATGAAGACCAATTTGGAGACCGTGACAGTAAGGAATCACAGTTCACCAAGGAAAAGTtcaataagagttgattttattaacaaaaGATTGTTAAGATAA
- the LOC114192035 gene encoding primary amine oxidase-like, with the protein MLILTRKAMDATTKVTLLSVMLFWSCVECDHPHPLDPLTFSELNLVQTIVQNAYPASKTTNHNLTFNYVGLDEPNKSQILSWISSNPKTKPSSPPPRRAFVVVRFEKHSHQITVDLSTRSIISKDVYEGNGYPMLTFGEQTVASQLPFSYEPFKESLRKRGLNASQVLCASFTIGWFGEAKTKRNVKVKCYYTNGTANLYARPLEGVAAVVDLDDMKIVGYNDRYVIPVPNAEGTEYRASKLKPPFGPKLKGIAVTQHGGPGFTIEGHSVSWANWDFHVGFDIQAGPIISLASIYDLEKQKRRRVLYRGFISELFVPYQDPTEEWYYTTYFDCGEYGFGQSMSSLQPFTDCPPNAAFIDAYYAASDGSPVKIPNAFCIFEKYAGDIMWRHTEISIPNEVITEVRSDVSLVVRIVSTVGNYDYVIDWEFKPSGSIKIGVGLTGILGLKAGTYTHTDEIKEDIYGTLLADNTIGIYHDHFFTYYLDLDIDGEVNSFVKSKLETVKVKDENIGRKSRWTVVSETAKTEADARINLGLKPSELLVVNPNRKTKQGNKIGYRLLPGPAAHPLLLDDDYPQIRGAFTNYNVWVTPYNKSEKWAAGSYVDRSRGDDTIAVWSTRDREIEEKDIVLWYVMGFHHVPSQEDFPVMPTLSGGFELRPTNFFESNPVLKASSPKPLQWPNCTSQH; encoded by the exons ATGTTGATATTGACGAGGAAAGCCATGGATGCAACAACAAAAGTTACACTGCTCAGTGTAATGCTCTTTTGGAGCTGTGTAGAATGCGACCATCCTCACCCACTTGACCCTCTAACCTTTTCTGAGCTCAACCTTGTCCAAACCATAGTCCAAAACGCATACCCAGCCTCAAAAACCACCAACCACAACCTCACCTTCAACTACGTGGGTTTGGACGAACCCAACAAGTCTCAAATCCTCTCATGGATATCCTCAAACCCCAAAACCAAACCATCTTCTCCTCCACCTCGTCGAGCATTCGTCGTAGTTCGGTTCGAAAAACACTCGCACCAGATCACAGTGGACTTGTCCACACGTTCCATCATCTCAAAGGACGTGTACGAAGGAAACGGGTACCCTATGCTGACCTTCGGCGAGCAAACCGTGGCGTCACAGCTTCCATTCAGCTACGAACCGTTTAAGGAGTCTTTGAGGAAGAGGGGTTTGAACGCGTCTCAGGTTCTGTGTGCTTCATTCACTATTGGATGGTTCGGAGAAGCAAAGACCAAACGGAACGTGAAGGTTAAGTGTTACTACACGAATGGCACTGCAAATTTGTACGCCAGGCCTCTGGAAGGGGTGGCTGCAGTGGTTGATCTGGATGACATGAAAATTGTTGGATACAATGATAGATACGTGATTCCAGTGCCCAACGCAGAGGGTACTGAGTACAGAGCTTCAAAGCTGAAACCACCGTTTGGTCCAAAGCTTAAGGGAATTGCAGTCACGCAACACGGTGGACCTGGATTCACCATTGAAGGCCATTCCGTCAG TTGGGCCAATTGGGATTTTCACGTAGGATTTGACATTCAGGCTGGTCCAATCATTTCTCTGGCTTCAATTTATGATCTTGAGAAGCAAAAACGTCGTCGGGTACTATACAGAGGATTCATATCAGAGTTGTTTGTGCCATACCAAGACCCAACTGAGGAATGGTATTACACGACATACTTTGACTGTGGTGAATATGGTTTTGGACAATCAATGTCTTCACTACAACCTTTCACTGATTGCCCTCCCAATGCTGCATTCATAGATGCATACTATGCTGCTTCAGATGGTTCTCCTGTAAAGATACCTAATGCCTTCTGCATATTTGAAAAGTATGCTGGTGATATCATGTGGCGTCACACAGAAATTTCAATCCCAAATGAAGTG ATAACTGAGGTCAGATCAGATGTAAGCCTAGTGGTGAGAATAGTTTCAACTGTCGGCAACTACGACTATGTTATAGATTGGGAATTTAAGCCAAGTGGAAGCATCAAAATTGGG GTTGGACTTACTGGGATATTAGGGCTTAAGGCAGGGACTTACACGCACACAGATGAAATAAAAGAGGACATATACGGCACACTGTTAGCAGATAATACCATTGGTATctaccatgatcacttcttcaCCTATTATCTTGACCTCGACATTGATGGCGAAGTGAACTCTTTTGTGAAGTCTAAGTTAGAGACAGTGAAAGTGAAAGATGAAAACATAGGAAGGAAGAGTCGTTGGACAGTTGTAAGTGAAACGGCAAAAACAGAAGCTGATGCGAGAATCAACCTGGGTTTAAAGCCATCAGAGCTACTAGTGGTGAATCCTAATAGAAAGACAAAGCAAGGAAATAAAATTGGGTACCGTTTGCTTCCGGGCCCTGCGGCGCACCCACTTTTGCTTGACGATGATTATCCTCAAATTAGAGGTGCCTTCACGAATTACAATGTCTGGGTCACACCGTACAACAAATCTGAGAAATGGGCAGCAGGGTCATATGTGGACCGTAGCAGAGGTGATGATACTATTGCTGTTTGGAGTACCAG GGATAGGGAGATTGAGGAGAAGGATATAGTGTTGTGGTACGTGATGGGATTTCATCATGTTCCTTCCCAAGAAGATTTTCCAGTTATGCCAACACTGAGTGGAGGGTTTGAACTAAGGCCAACGAATTTCTTCGAGAGCAACCCAGTCCTTAAAGCAAGTTCACCCAAGCCTTTGCAATGGCCTAACTGTACTTCCCAACACTAA